The Gemmatimonadaceae bacterium region GACGAGGGGCGCGCGCGCTTCAGCGCTGCGCTGGATTCCGTCCGACGCGCCACGGACGCACGCGCCGGACGCGCGCGCCAGGCGATTGACGGCTTCGCGTTCGACGCCGCATCGTTCGAACTCCTCGTCACCGGCGACGGGCCGGCCATCGCTTTCCTCGTGCCCGGGCGCGGCGCACGCGCCGGCGGTTTCTCCCTCCCACTCGGCGAGATCCCGATTGACCGCGGCCCCTGGTGGAGTGACGTGGCGCCAACGCTGCCAACATCGGCGTCGCCCTCCACGGTGACCTGGAGCGATACCGCCTACGACGTGGTGGCGACGGTGGACAGCGCGGGAACGTCCGCGTCCCTCGAACTCCATCGCGATGGCCGCTCGCAGCTGGTGGCGTCACTTCCGCTGCCCGTGCTGCGCCTTTTTCGGTTAGGCACCGCGCCAAGGGACGTGCCGATGCGCCGCGCCCTGTCCCGCGCCTTTGACGAGGCCGCCGCGTATGGTGGTCTCACCAACCCGACGTCAGGTCCCGCGCGCCGCCCATGGCGCCGCCTCGCGTCCCAACGAGTCCGACGCACATGGAACCCCGTACTCCCCGCGACAGCGAAGCCACGGTTGCCGACCTGATGATGCCGCACCAGGCCAACGGCCTGAAGCAGCCCTCCGTCTTTGGCGGCGTGATCATGAGCATGGTCGACCGATGCGCAGCCCTTGCCGCCATGCGACACAGCGGCGGGCAGGTCACCACGCTTTCCATCGACCGCATCCTCTTCAAGGAGCCGATTCGCGTCGGGGAACTCGTTGAGGTGCGGTCGCGTGTCGTGTTCGTCGGTACGACCTCGCTCGCCGTGGTCGCTGACGTGTACGCGGAGAACGTGAGCGCCGGATCCAAGCGACACACGAACGAATGCTGGCTCACGTTCGTGCATTTGGGCGAAGACGGAGCGCCCGCGCCGGTGCCGCGCTTGCAGCTCGAGACCGCCGCCGACCACGAGTTGCATGCCCAGGCGGCGCGACGTCGGGCGCACTCGCTGAGCGAGGCGCGCTGAGCACACGCGACAAGCGAACCGTCGGCGACCGGACGGTGCGTCTCGCCGCTCCGGGCGCTTGACTCTGACGGGCACACCGCGTCACCCTTCCTTCATGCCGCATTGCTTCACGCTCGAGATGGCGAATCGGATGCTCCCGCTCGTGAGCCGGATCGTCCGCGACATCCTCGACCACTACCGCACGTGGCAGCAGACGGTCGAGCAGTTCGAGATGGCGACGGCCCTGAGCCGATCCGATCGTCCGACCGCGGAAGCCGAGGCGCTGCAGCACCGCGCTCAGGAGCTTGCGCACGAGATCCAGGGCTTTCTCGCCGAGCTCACGAGCCTGGGCGTCGAGTTCAAGGGATTCGAACTCGGTCTCGTCGACTTTCCGGGCGACGTCGACGGACAACCCGTGCTGTGGTGCTGGAAGTTCGGTGAGCCTTCCGTGCAGTATTGGCACGACGCCGCCTCGGGTTATGCCGGCCGCCAGCCGGTGGAGACCCTGCTCGCCGCACCGCGACACGCCTGACCCCTATGAGCAAGATGACGCCCTATCGCGCACCGGACGGGACCCTGTGGGGCGCTCAGGTCCGCATGCCATCCCACAGCAGCGCCATGGTGATCTTTCATCACCCCACGGGCGAGACCGCGCGGCTCAACCGCTACGCATGGTTGAACGTGCGGTCGGCGACTGCGCAGGACCCGAGTGCGCACCTCGACGCCCATACGCTGGCGGGCGGGCTCAATGAGGCCGAACTCGCGCGCCTCTTTCGCCGTTCGCTCCCCATGAACACGGAACGGCCGGGCTGGATCGTTTCCTAGCCGCTGGCGCCCGACGCGCCGTCAGTCTCGAACGGCACATCGATTTCCATCCCGTCGCGCGCGACGGTTGTCGCCGCAAAGACGCTCCGCGCTTCGGTCTCGAGATCCCGAGGGTCGCGCGTGTAGCGTGCTGACAGGTGCGTGAGTACCAGCCGCTTCACCTCGGCGTCGCGTGCCACTCCGGCGGCCTCGCGCGCCGTGGAGTGACCCGTGTCCACCGAGCGCTCGGCCTCTTCGTCGCCAAACGTCGCTTCGTGGATCAGCAGGTCCGCGCGATGCGCGGCCTCGATCGTGGCATCGCAGGGCCGCGTGTCCCCGGTGATGACGATGCGTCGCCCGCGTCGCGTGGGGCCCACGAGCGTGGCGGGATCGATGGTGCGACCATCGGGGAGCGTGATGGACTCGCCGCGATGCACGCGACCCCACAGCGGCCCTTCGGGGATACCTAACGAGCGCGCGTGGTCGGGGTCAAAGCGGCCTCGGCGTTCGTGTTCGATGAGCGCCCAGCTCAGGGCGGGCCCACCGCGGTGCACCGCGTTCACGGCGCGGATGTCGTAGTCCTTGCGCGGTACCGCTTCGCCGGGCTCCAGCTCGGTGATCTGCACCGGAAACGTGAGCCGATCGCCGCCAAGCGTTTCGCAGCGGCGCAGGAGTCGCTCGGCGCCTCTCGGTCCCCAGCAGCGCAACGGTTCCGTTCGCCCCTGCAATGCGAGCGTACGCATCAGCCCGACGATCCCGAGAAAGTGATCCAGGTGGAAATGCGAGAAGAACACATCATCGAGCGCGAACGAGACGCCGTATCGCATCATCTGTCGCTGCGTGCCTTCTCCGCAGTCGAACAGCAGCGTTTCCCCTTCACGGATGAGGGCGATCGAAGGGGCGCTCCGCTCGACCGTTGGGCGGGAAGCGGACGTGCCGAGGAAGCGGATGGTGAGGGGCATGACGGCGGGAATATAGCGGCTGAGTTCGGTTCTATCTCGCGAGAGATATTGACGGTAAGTCGTGTTGCTTCATTGTGATGTACATCGCTGAGCCTGCTCCAATCCGGTAGCAATTTGCCATCGAGCAAGGGAAACGAGCAGCACGCTGGTGGGTAGTTGAGGTCGACGCGCCTTGTCGCGTCACGCAGGGGTTGTCGAGCACGGAATCGTGGATGAGGCCGCATCGATCCCACTGATGATCGATTGCAGGCCCGGCCGTTTGGTCGCCCACCGATGCTCAGCCCCGTGAGGCAGAACGCGCACTGCGTGCAGGGAAGAGGATCCCTTCCAGGTCTACATTCGCATTGGCAGGAGGAGTCACGTCATGACAGGAAAGAGCAAGCGAGGATTCGCCTCGATGGATCCCGAGCGGCAGAAGGAGATCGCGAGCAAGGGTGGTCGCGCCGCGCACGCCAAGGGCACGGCCCATGAGTGGTCGCGGGATGAGGCGCGCGCCGCGGGTCGCAAGGGCGGCGTGATCGTGAGCCGCGATCGCGAGCACATGTCGGCGATCGGACGCGAGGGCGGTGAAGCGCGTGGCCGTGCCAACGCGATCGCGCGCGCTGCCGAACATGGTGGTCGCCGGTTTGTGGAGCGTGAATCCCGCGTGGTCACGGGCCGCGACCTCGAGGCATCGTCAGACCGGCCCTCGGCGCTCGACACGACGTCGCTGCAGGGCGACCTCCGCCGGTAGGCCCCGCACCGGCTCAGTCCGCGGTGCGGCCCTGGCGCCCGCCGCGGCCGCACGGGGGAGTGGCGCATCGCGTTGGTCGCGCCCGCATCCGGCTTTGGGGCCACGGCTTCCGGTCGCTCGGGAGGGCGGACGGGGGACCGGGGCGGTGCCGGTCGCCGGGCCGCGAAGGCGGCGCCGTCCAGGGAGCGCTCAGCCGTGACCGTCAAGACAAGCCACACCGCACCACGCGCGATTTGGCGGTTCTTTTCTCGATTCCGGCCGTTCCTTCGGGAACCTTCTCGCCAGCGCGCGGTATGTGAGTGCAAGTGATTGCGACTACGGCGCTTGCCGCGCGTGTTGTTGACTTTCCAGACAGTCGGACTACCTTTCGCCGCAACCCGGTACGGCTATTGCCCGTAGGGTTGTTACGATTGGAGTGCGACCGTCGTATAACAAGCGGAGCGTTCTCCTCGTCGGGGCTGTAGCTCAGTTGGGAGAGCGCTGCAATCGCACTGCAGAGGTCAGGGGTTCGACTCCCCTCAGCTCCATAGATGTGTCGGTTTCGCGATTCGGGTTGGTTGATTTGGCCAGCCGTCGTTCGGTAGGACGCAGAGTTCCAATGACGACGTGCTTGGCACCTCCCCCGCGAATCCGCACTCCCGCAGAAACGGCCGCCCCAGGGCGGCCGTTCGATTTTCCGGCGTTCTCGCTACGGCCTGAAGTCGCCCACGTCGCGTCGCAAGGACTCGAACACCGCGGCGAGGAAGCGATTCTCCTCGATCTCCGTCGCGCCCTCGAAGTCCCCGAACGCGGTGGCACCGAGCCCGTTGAGCCAGCGCATGATGGCGCTTTCGTTCACCACCGTTCGGATGTGACGGAGGCTCATCGTCTGGGTGCCCAGGTCATCGCGGACGCTCAGGCGCATCTCGGTGCCGCGTCCCTCGAAGGGGCGCCGCAGCGGTGTCCTGATGAGGTGGCGAATGGCCAGCGGAAAGTGCCACTCGGGCTCGTCCCGGAACCGCAGCATGAGGCCGCGCTCGTGGACGCTCCGTTCGATGATCACGTCGCCGACCAGCCTCTCGAAGCCGACGCGAAAGATCCTGAACTTCGCTGACACTTCGGCCGTCATGCGGAGCGAATCGGGGAGCGGGCGCGGCGCGCCGTTCAGGGCAACGAGCCCTCCTGCGCGTGCCCGCGCATGAATGGTGATGGCTCCCGGTCCGCCGATCACGTCGAGGTAGCGCACGCCACCGTGGTCGTGGACCTGGAGGCGCCACGTCGTGGGCATCACGTAGCGGTCGACCCACGCCGCAAACGCCGGACTGCCGCGGCGCATGGAATCGGGTTGCCATCGAATCGAGAGCGCAAGCCCGGTGGATCCGTCGGCGAGTTGCATCGTGCGAAGGGAGTCCACGCGAAACAGTCGCCCGAGCTGTCTCGCCGCACGGGGGAACGTGCCGCGCATGTCGGCGAGTGTTTCCACGCCGCTCCGGCCTTCGAACGCCGTGACGAATGCGCCTAACGCATCGCCCACCCGCGCGGCCGGCACCGGCCCGATCCCGTGATCGACGATCGTGATCCACTCGTAGTCGCCTGTGCCGAGTTTGGCGAGCCGGATGTAGTGGCGTTCGTCACCGAGGCGGCGCGGGTAGGGCGCGCTGGCCCGGGCGCTGAAGAGGTAGCGGCCCTGATCGAACGTGGCGTCGAGGTAGAGCCCCTGGGAGGAGTCCGGTGCGTGGTGGATGGTCCAGAGACTTGTGTCCCGATACAGGCGGGCCGGCGTGAGCGCGTAGCGCCCCATGATCGGTCGAGCCGCGGCGAACTTCGCGTCACGCTGGACGTTGGTGAAGCGGACGGCGAAGCCCGCGAACGCGTTGTTCGCGTTGAGTCGAGCTTCGGCCAGGGTGGGTCCCCACGCGGGAATCGCGTCCCGGCAGGCCCCGAGCGCGGCGGCGCAGAGGATGGGAAGCGCACCCGCGCGCACCGAGCGTAAGCGGTTCAGGGGCAATGGTATAGGTCGTGGTCGCCGCGCGCGGCCGATGATGCGGCGGGGTTGCCGGGAGGCGAAAGCCCGGGTTATTGTGCTACGCCGGAACGCGCAGGAAAGTTCGGGCCTTCTGCCCCTTGGTGTAACTGGCAACACGTCTGACTCTGGATCAGAAGAGTCCTGGTTCGAGCCCAGGAGGGGCAATCGAGAAGGGCCGCCGAAAGGCGGCTCTTTGCGTTTCCTACGCCACGCTCCCGTGGGCCACTGAGCCGCTGGCTCCCCCGGAATCCCGGCCGCCGCCCAGTGGCGCGCCTGGCCAGCGCGCCCCGGTGACGGCACTCCCCACTCGCCCGTCTCATACGTAATCGACCCCTCTCAGCAGGGGACGCGCTGTCCTTTCGCCGCCCGCTGTGCACACTCCCCGCGCCACCAGCCTCCACGAGTTCGACGAGAGCACTTCACAGGTGCTCCAGGCGCAGTTTGCGCTGGCCGAGCGATCGGTGAATGGGGTGCGCATCCTGGTCATTGGCGTGCTGGCGATCGCGGCGATCGCGTACGGCCCGTATCTCGACGCCCGACTCAACCTCGCCAACCTGTTCGCACTGGCCCCGATGCTCGCCTGGGCCGTGGGACAGCACTTCTGGTGGCACGCTCGCGGCGCGCAGTCCCGCACGCTCTCCACGGTCAACGCCCTGCTCGACGTCTCGGCCGTTTCGATCCTGGCCACGTGCTATGGGCTGTTCGGTGATCCGAACTTCGCGGTGAAGTCACCGATCCTGAGCGCGTATTTCGTGATCCTCGCGGCGCGGCCGTTCACGGGTTCGCCGCGCCTCGCGCTCAGCACCGCGCTCACGGCAACGCTGCAGTACGCGGCCATCGTCGTCTTCTTCACGGCCACGGGTCGCCTGGCGCTCAACGACGATCCGACGGCGACGGTGACCACCCGCGGCACGTCCCTCCTCGACGAAGGCGCCAAGACGCTGCTCCTGCTCATCGCTGGCGTCGTGGCCACCTACGCCACGGCGTGGAACGAACGCACACTGCGCCAGGCCGTCTCGCTGCGCCGGAACTTCGAAGCGCGCTTTCGCGCGGTGTTCGAACACTCCGCGGTCGGTGTGGCGCTGCTGAACGAGCAGGGCGCGGTCCTCGAGGCCAACGGCGCGATGACGTCCATTGTGGGCGCGTCGAACATGCAGCTTGTCGGCCGCCGCATCTCCGACTTTGCCACGCCAGAACACGAACAGACGAGCGAGCGCCTGATCCGCGATCTCGTGGATGGCGAACAGGCGAGCGCCACAGCCGAGGTACTGTTTGCGCGGAGCGATGGCGCCGAGGTCTGGGGCTCGGTCACGGTGTCGCACGCCCAGGGCGCCCGCGACGTGCGGCTGATCGCCATCGTCGAAGACGTCACCAGCCGCAAGGCGCTCGAGGCCAAGCTGCTGCAGCAGGCGTTCTACGACGGCCTGACCGGACTCGCCAACCGCTCGCTCTTTCGCGATCGCGCCGAGCACGCGCTCACGCGCGCGATGCGCGATCGGTCCGAGGTGGCGGTGCTCTTCCTCGACCTCGACAACTTCAAAAACGTCAACGACACGCTCGGCCATGGCGCGGGCGACTGCCTGCTCCAGGTGGTGGCCAACCGCCTGCTCAACGCGACACGCGGCTGCGATACCGTCGCCCGGCTGGGCGGGGACGAGTTCGCGGTGCTGCTCGAAAACGTACGAACCGAGGCCGACGCGAGCGTGGTCGCGGAACGCATCACGCACGCGCTGCGCTCCCCGATCGAGCTGAACTCGGGGAACACGGTGCGAGTCTCGTCGAGCATCGGCATCGCGCGCGCCGAAGACTCGTCGACCGTGGACGACCTGATGCGCAACGCGGACGTGGCGATGTATGCGGCCAAGTCGGCATCACGCGGCACCTTCGTGTTCTTCGACCGCTCGATGCACACCGCGCTGGTCGATCGCGTCATGCTCGAAGTCGACATGCGCACGGCGATCGAGGGTCGCGATTTCTGGGTGGCCTACCAGCCGATTGTCGACCTGGAGACCCGCGAACTCACGGGCATGGAGGCGCTGGCGCGCTGGCGTCATCCGCTCAAGGGCCTGATCCCGCCGGCGTCGTTCATCCCGGTGGCCGAGGAAACGGGGCTGATCCTCGCGATCGGTCGGCTGGTGCTGGCCGACGCGTGCCAGCAGGCCGCGTACTGGAATCGGCTCCCCGGGCGCACACGGCCGCTCTCGATCACGGTGAACCTGTCGGGAAAACAGCTGCAAGCCCCCGACCTCCACCAGGACGTGCGGGAGGCCCTCGCGAGCAGCGGGCTCGACCCGTCGCACCTGATCCTCGAGATCACCGAGTCGGTGATCATGGAGAGCGGACGGAGCGTGCTCGAACGTCTGCGCGACCTGAAGGAACTCGGCGTTCGACTCGCGATCGATGACTTCGGTACCGGCTACTCCTCGCTGTCGTACCTGCAGCAGTTTCCGGTGGACATCCTCAAGATCGATCGCTCGTTCACCACGGGACTCGCCCGCGGGCCTAACGAAGATGCGCTGGCGCGGACGATCATTGCGCTGGGCGACCTGCTCACGCTCCGGACGATCGCCGAAGGCGTCGAGCACGAAGGTCAGCACGAGCGACTCCGGGACCTGGGCTGTGACTACGGCCAGGGCTACCTGTTCGGCAAACCGATCTCCGCGCGCGACATGACGGCGCTGCTGCGCACGGGACAGCTACCCGAGCTGGTCGAGGAAGAGGAGCAACGCTCGGTCCCGAGCCAGGGCTGAGCGACCCCGCCGGCTTCGAACCACGATCAGTCCGCGGCGACGGGAGAGAGTTGCCGGGCGGCCCCCGATTCGACCAGGAATCGCAGCAGGCGTCGCAACGGTTCCGCGGCGCCCACCGCAGTCAGTCGGCGGCGACGGGCGAGAGTCGCTGCGCGGCCCCCGATTCGACCAGGATTCGGAGCATGCGCCGCAACGGTTCCGCGGCGCCCCACAGCAGCTGATCGCCGATCGTGAAGGCCCCGAGGTACTCCGGGCCCATCGCCAACTTGCGAATGCGCCCAACCGGGACCGTGAGCGTTCCGGTGACCGCGACCGGCGTGAGTTCCCTGAGCGTCGCTTCCTTCGTGTTGGGCACCACTTTCACCCACGAATGGTCGGTCGCGATCATCGCCTCGATGTCGGGCAGAGGCACATCGCGCGTGAGCTTGATGGTGAGCGCCTGACTGTGGCAGCGCATGGCGCCGATGCGTACGCAGAACCCGTCGACCGGAATGGCCGGCGTCCCGAACCCGTCGCCGCGGCCGAGGATGCGA contains the following coding sequences:
- a CDS encoding acyl-CoA thioesterase; translated protein: MEPRTPRDSEATVADLMMPHQANGLKQPSVFGGVIMSMVDRCAALAAMRHSGGQVTTLSIDRILFKEPIRVGELVEVRSRVVFVGTTSLAVVADVYAENVSAGSKRHTNECWLTFVHLGEDGAPAPVPRLQLETAADHELHAQAARRRAHSLSEAR
- the rnz gene encoding ribonuclease Z — protein: MPLTIRFLGTSASRPTVERSAPSIALIREGETLLFDCGEGTQRQMMRYGVSFALDDVFFSHFHLDHFLGIVGLMRTLALQGRTEPLRCWGPRGAERLLRRCETLGGDRLTFPVQITELEPGEAVPRKDYDIRAVNAVHRGGPALSWALIEHERRGRFDPDHARSLGIPEGPLWGRVHRGESITLPDGRTIDPATLVGPTRRGRRIVITGDTRPCDATIEAAHRADLLIHEATFGDEEAERSVDTGHSTAREAAGVARDAEVKRLVLTHLSARYTRDPRDLETEARSVFAATTVARDGMEIDVPFETDGASGASG
- a CDS encoding stress-induced protein — its product is MTGKSKRGFASMDPERQKEIASKGGRAAHAKGTAHEWSRDEARAAGRKGGVIVSRDREHMSAIGREGGEARGRANAIARAAEHGGRRFVERESRVVTGRDLEASSDRPSALDTTSLQGDLRR
- a CDS encoding DUF2203 domain-containing protein, giving the protein MPHCFTLEMANRMLPLVSRIVRDILDHYRTWQQTVEQFEMATALSRSDRPTAEAEALQHRAQELAHEIQGFLAELTSLGVEFKGFELGLVDFPGDVDGQPVLWCWKFGEPSVQYWHDAASGYAGRQPVETLLAAPRHA
- a CDS encoding EAL domain-containing protein — encoded protein: MHTPRATSLHEFDESTSQVLQAQFALAERSVNGVRILVIGVLAIAAIAYGPYLDARLNLANLFALAPMLAWAVGQHFWWHARGAQSRTLSTVNALLDVSAVSILATCYGLFGDPNFAVKSPILSAYFVILAARPFTGSPRLALSTALTATLQYAAIVVFFTATGRLALNDDPTATVTTRGTSLLDEGAKTLLLLIAGVVATYATAWNERTLRQAVSLRRNFEARFRAVFEHSAVGVALLNEQGAVLEANGAMTSIVGASNMQLVGRRISDFATPEHEQTSERLIRDLVDGEQASATAEVLFARSDGAEVWGSVTVSHAQGARDVRLIAIVEDVTSRKALEAKLLQQAFYDGLTGLANRSLFRDRAEHALTRAMRDRSEVAVLFLDLDNFKNVNDTLGHGAGDCLLQVVANRLLNATRGCDTVARLGGDEFAVLLENVRTEADASVVAERITHALRSPIELNSGNTVRVSSSIGIARAEDSSTVDDLMRNADVAMYAAKSASRGTFVFFDRSMHTALVDRVMLEVDMRTAIEGRDFWVAYQPIVDLETRELTGMEALARWRHPLKGLIPPASFIPVAEETGLILAIGRLVLADACQQAAYWNRLPGRTRPLSITVNLSGKQLQAPDLHQDVREALASSGLDPSHLILEITESVIMESGRSVLERLRDLKELGVRLAIDDFGTGYSSLSYLQQFPVDILKIDRSFTTGLARGPNEDALARTIIALGDLLTLRTIAEGVEHEGQHERLRDLGCDYGQGYLFGKPISARDMTALLRTGQLPELVEEEEQRSVPSQG